A part of Helicobacteraceae bacterium genomic DNA contains:
- the pncA gene encoding bifunctional nicotinamidase/pyrazinamidase: MSKSLIAIDMQNDFADPKGALYCAGGETIVEPINRLMASGEYDLIVATQDWHPKDHVSFAANHKGKKPFETIKLDYGDQVLWPNHCVQGGFGARFHSKLDSFRFNFIVRKGANAALDSYSAFFENDGATSTGLERLFNGGYEIDLVGIATDFCVRASAIDALRLGNRVSVLTSACIGVTPEGADRALKELRSLGVAIKA; the protein is encoded by the coding sequence GTGAGCAAGAGTTTAATAGCGATCGATATGCAAAACGACTTTGCCGACCCAAAAGGCGCGCTCTACTGCGCGGGAGGCGAAACGATCGTAGAGCCGATAAACCGTCTTATGGCAAGCGGCGAATACGATCTGATCGTAGCCACGCAGGATTGGCATCCAAAAGATCACGTATCGTTTGCCGCAAACCATAAAGGCAAAAAACCCTTTGAAACGATCAAGTTAGATTACGGCGATCAGGTTTTATGGCCTAACCACTGCGTTCAAGGCGGCTTTGGCGCGCGGTTTCACTCGAAACTGGATAGTTTTAGGTTTAACTTTATCGTCCGCAAAGGCGCAAACGCGGCGCTCGATAGCTACTCGGCGTTTTTTGAAAACGACGGCGCTACAAGCACGGGGCTGGAACGACTGTTTAACGGCGGTTACGAGATTGATCTTGTAGGCATAGCGACGGATTTTTGCGTTCGCGCCAGCGCAATCGACGCTTTGCGGCTTGGAAATAGAGTTAGCGTTTTGACAAGCGCGTGTATCGGCGTAACGCCCGAAGGCGCGGATAGGGCGCTAAAAGAGTTGCGATCGCTTGGCGTCGCGATCAAGGCTTAA
- a CDS encoding homoserine dehydrogenase, with product MLKIALVGVGTVGAAVADILRQNRSVISARAGKEIRVVKGIVKNTERKRANVDFPISADYREATDDPQIDAVVELMGGVEYAYEIVKAALKNKKAVVTANKALLAYRRYELEELAGGIPFAYEASVAGGIPIIRALRDGLSANHIESIRGVINGTCNYMLTRMFEKRVGFARALKEAQELGYAEADPTFDVGGFDAAHKLLIMASLAYGIDAKPEDMLIEGIGHLTDEDITFAEEFGYTIKSLAIAKKQGDKVSLRVHPAFISRKDMIAKVDGVMNGVSLIGDMSGETFYYGAGAGGKATASSVVADLIALARGETSPMLGFRRPNERKLSVARKDEIESKYYIRVLVEDVAGVLAQTAAILASRDISIETVLQRKKRVKKEWANLLLSTHKAREIDLIEALKEIGALSFVKSPPVMLRIES from the coding sequence ATGTTGAAAATAGCGTTGGTGGGAGTTGGCACGGTAGGCGCGGCGGTAGCCGATATTTTGCGTCAAAACAGATCGGTTATCTCCGCTAGAGCGGGCAAAGAGATTCGCGTCGTAAAAGGGATCGTTAAGAATACGGAGCGCAAACGCGCCAACGTGGATTTCCCAATTAGCGCGGATTACCGCGAGGCTACGGACGATCCGCAGATCGACGCGGTGGTGGAGCTGATGGGCGGCGTGGAATACGCCTACGAGATCGTAAAGGCGGCGCTAAAAAACAAAAAAGCGGTCGTTACGGCAAACAAGGCGTTGCTCGCCTATCGGCGTTACGAGCTTGAGGAGCTTGCGGGCGGCATTCCTTTCGCCTACGAGGCGAGCGTCGCGGGCGGCATTCCGATTATCCGCGCGCTACGCGACGGGCTTAGCGCCAATCATATAGAGAGCATTCGCGGCGTGATAAACGGCACCTGCAACTATATGCTAACGAGAATGTTTGAAAAGCGCGTGGGCTTTGCGCGCGCGTTAAAAGAGGCGCAGGAGCTTGGTTACGCCGAAGCCGATCCAACCTTCGACGTGGGCGGTTTCGACGCGGCTCATAAACTGCTTATTATGGCGAGCCTAGCTTACGGAATCGACGCAAAACCAGAAGATATGTTAATCGAGGGCATCGGGCATTTGACCGACGAGGATATAACTTTCGCCGAAGAGTTTGGCTACACGATCAAATCGCTGGCGATCGCGAAAAAACAGGGCGATAAAGTTAGCCTGCGCGTTCATCCCGCCTTTATCTCCCGCAAGGATATGATCGCCAAAGTGGACGGCGTGATGAACGGCGTTTCGCTGATAGGCGATATGTCGGGCGAAACCTTTTACTACGGCGCGGGCGCGGGCGGCAAAGCGACGGCAAGCTCGGTCGTAGCCGATCTGATCGCTCTGGCGCGGGGCGAAACCTCGCCTATGCTCGGTTTTAGGCGACCAAACGAGCGCAAACTTAGCGTCGCCAGAAAAGACGAAATTGAAAGCAAATACTATATCCGCGTTCTCGTCGAGGACGTAGCGGGCGTTCTGGCGCAGACGGCGGCTATTTTAGCAAGCCGCGACATCTCGATTGAAACCGTTTTGCAACGCAAAAAACGGGTCAAAAAAGAGTGGGCGAACCTGCTTTTATCGACGCACAAGGCTAGGGAGATCGATCTGATCGAGGCGCTAAAAGAGATCGGCGCGCTATCGTTTGTCAAATCCCCGCCCGTTATGTTAAGGATTGAATCGTGA
- the infB gene encoding translation initiation factor IF-2 — MKITEVALEAAKKPKEVIDACKALKIPAKSQQSSVTEEQAVQLVNYLMGKTAAPTEENSPARTKKTAPKKVVEKSAKTEAKPAEVRVAPPPVKKSEETQPKPPARPIEIARKSAGLTIVTKKRAVSSSQIITASGEVFTPAYGRHKIAASIVEEERKSRKEKKAAANVSKKEQGQKIEIMRDRNLGGYDRFGEENMVVMPDLSIGVSDFLAEQERNQRAAKRDYERAKTIGGGANRITTGGGDALSRGRRKRSRPIERGRDQKTAVSVVEINEDVRVYEFADLINQSIGAVIKKLFELGMMVTKNDFLGKDAIEILADEFGVEIRTKDVVEELDYVAQYNEEHKDRHHAATTRPPIVTIMGHVDHGKTSLLDYIRDSRVASGEAGGITQHIGAYTALKNGKLITFIDTPGHEAFSQMRARGATITDVVIIVVAADDGVMPQTKEAISHAKAAKCPIIVAINKMDKADANPDRVKAELAEAGLTPQEWGGDVECVGVSAKTGLGVESLLETILIQAELMELKAERDARAKAVVIESSLEKGRGPVATVIVRNGTLAVGDNAVAGTAFGRIRAIVNDHGAQIKKLHPSEAGRIVGLDITPASGDYLIAMDDLESAKRYAQKRADYERSRALSLSTKATLEDLGELIAEGKLKRLPIILKGNAQGSIEAIASSISKLKNEEVKAEIVHSAVGEISASDLALAGASEHAVILGFHIKPSQIIKDRAKALGVTIRSYDVIYDLLDDVSALLGGMLSKVTKEQLVGKAEIRQVFDIPKLGKIAGCLVTDGEITRGAIALVKRGEEEIYKGRVETLKRFKDDAKEVGKGMECGIGLGDFNDVRAGDLIEAYKSIEIEAVFEAAKA, encoded by the coding sequence GTGAAAATTACGGAAGTCGCGCTAGAGGCGGCGAAGAAGCCCAAAGAGGTCATCGACGCTTGCAAGGCGCTGAAAATCCCCGCTAAGTCGCAGCAAAGCTCCGTTACCGAAGAACAAGCCGTGCAACTTGTAAATTATCTTATGGGCAAAACCGCCGCGCCGACAGAGGAAAATTCCCCCGCGCGGACGAAAAAAACCGCGCCTAAAAAAGTCGTAGAAAAATCCGCTAAAACGGAAGCTAAACCAGCCGAAGTTAGAGTCGCCCCGCCGCCCGTAAAAAAATCGGAGGAAACGCAGCCAAAACCGCCCGCCCGCCCGATAGAGATAGCTAGAAAAAGCGCGGGGCTAACAATCGTAACCAAAAAACGCGCCGTCTCTTCGAGCCAGATTATAACCGCGTCGGGCGAAGTTTTCACTCCCGCTTACGGCAGGCATAAGATCGCCGCGAGCATAGTCGAAGAGGAGCGCAAGTCAAGAAAAGAGAAAAAAGCCGCCGCTAACGTCTCTAAAAAAGAGCAGGGGCAGAAAATCGAAATTATGCGCGATCGTAATCTAGGCGGCTACGATCGCTTTGGCGAGGAGAATATGGTCGTTATGCCCGATCTATCGATCGGAGTAAGCGATTTTCTCGCGGAACAGGAGCGAAACCAGCGCGCCGCCAAACGCGATTACGAGCGGGCAAAGACGATAGGCGGCGGCGCAAACCGTATTACGACGGGCGGCGGCGACGCGTTGTCGCGCGGCAGGAGAAAACGCTCCCGCCCGATTGAGCGCGGACGAGATCAAAAAACGGCGGTCAGCGTCGTAGAGATTAACGAGGACGTTAGGGTTTATGAGTTTGCCGATCTGATCAATCAATCAATCGGCGCGGTGATCAAAAAACTTTTCGAGCTTGGCATGATGGTTACCAAAAATGACTTTCTAGGCAAAGACGCGATCGAGATATTAGCCGACGAGTTTGGCGTGGAAATACGCACCAAAGACGTGGTAGAGGAACTAGATTACGTCGCGCAATACAACGAGGAACATAAAGATCGCCATCACGCCGCTACGACGCGCCCCCCGATCGTTACGATTATGGGGCATGTCGATCACGGCAAAACCTCTCTGCTCGACTACATCAGGGATTCGCGCGTGGCAAGCGGCGAAGCGGGCGGGATCACGCAGCATATCGGCGCTTATACGGCGCTGAAAAACGGCAAACTCATCACTTTTATCGACACGCCCGGACACGAGGCGTTTAGCCAGATGCGCGCGCGCGGCGCGACGATAACCGACGTGGTGATTATCGTGGTAGCCGCCGACGACGGCGTAATGCCGCAAACCAAAGAGGCGATCAGCCACGCCAAAGCCGCTAAATGCCCGATTATCGTCGCGATCAACAAGATGGATAAGGCGGACGCAAACCCCGACAGGGTAAAAGCCGAGCTTGCCGAAGCGGGCTTAACGCCGCAAGAGTGGGGCGGCGACGTCGAATGCGTAGGCGTTTCGGCAAAGACGGGATTAGGCGTAGAAAGCCTGCTAGAGACGATCCTAATTCAAGCGGAGCTTATGGAGTTGAAAGCCGAACGCGACGCGCGCGCAAAAGCGGTTGTGATCGAAAGCTCGTTGGAAAAAGGGCGAGGACCCGTGGCGACGGTTATCGTGCGCAACGGAACGCTCGCGGTCGGCGACAACGCGGTGGCGGGAACGGCTTTCGGACGCATACGCGCGATAGTCAACGATCACGGCGCGCAGATCAAAAAACTGCACCCAAGCGAGGCGGGCAGAATCGTAGGGCTGGATATAACGCCCGCGAGCGGCGATTATCTGATCGCTATGGACGATCTAGAGAGCGCTAAGCGTTACGCGCAAAAACGCGCCGATTACGAGCGAAGCCGCGCTCTGTCGCTATCCACTAAGGCGACGCTAGAGGATTTAGGCGAGCTGATCGCCGAAGGCAAACTCAAACGTCTGCCCATCATACTAAAAGGTAACGCGCAAGGTTCGATAGAGGCGATCGCCTCGTCGATCTCCAAGCTAAAAAATGAAGAGGTCAAAGCGGAGATCGTCCATTCGGCGGTGGGCGAAATCAGCGCGAGCGATCTGGCGTTGGCTGGCGCGAGCGAGCACGCGGTGATATTAGGTTTTCATATAAAGCCTTCGCAAATCATCAAAGATCGCGCTAAGGCGCTTGGCGTAACGATCAGAAGTTACGACGTTATTTACGATCTGCTCGACGACGTAAGCGCCCTACTTGGCGGCATGTTAAGCAAAGTAACCAAAGAACAGCTTGTCGGCAAGGCGGAAATTCGTCAGGTTTTCGATATACCAAAACTCGGCAAGATCGCCGGTTGTTTGGTTACGGACGGAGAGATTACGCGAGGCGCGATCGCGCTGGTTAAGCGCGGCGAAGAGGAGATTTACAAAGGCAGAGTGGAGACGCTCAAGCGCTTCAAAGACGACGCGAAAGAGGTCGGCAAAGGCATGGAGTGCGGCATTGGTCTTGGCGACTTTAACGACGTTAGAGCGGGCGATCTGATCGAGGCGTATAAATCGATCGAGATCGAGGCGGTTTTCGAGGCGGCTAAAGCGTGA
- a CDS encoding DUF448 domain-containing protein: MSPIRTCVACRGKFEQKALYRLQCKDNRVVAYANRGRSFYLCAKCVTAPKISKQIARYCKKEVDTKLIESLKEKLS, translated from the coding sequence ATGTCTCCGATCAGAACCTGCGTCGCCTGTCGCGGTAAGTTTGAGCAAAAGGCGTTGTATAGGTTGCAATGCAAGGATAATCGGGTGGTAGCTTACGCAAATCGGGGGCGTAGCTTCTATCTTTGCGCGAAATGCGTAACCGCGCCTAAAATCTCAAAACAGATAGCCCGTTATTGCAAAAAAGAGGTCGATACAAAGTTGATTGAGTCGCTAAAGGAGAAACTCTCTTGA
- a CDS encoding ribosome maturation factor, whose translation MSLTDQIAALIASVGGKLYDIETASESGRKIYRVYVDREGGADIELCAKISRLISPLLDIAPPIDGEYALEVSSPGIERRLRTVEHFQGAIGEQIKLTLRDKTKVKGKLLEVGDGFITIDDATPIDLNLIAKARVVYRAK comes from the coding sequence ATGAGCCTAACAGATCAGATCGCGGCGCTAATCGCGAGCGTAGGCGGCAAACTTTACGATATTGAAACGGCAAGCGAGAGCGGACGCAAGATATATCGCGTATATGTCGATCGCGAGGGCGGCGCGGATATAGAGCTGTGCGCCAAAATTAGCAGGTTGATCTCTCCGCTGCTAGATATAGCGCCGCCAATCGATGGCGAATACGCGTTGGAGGTCTCCTCGCCCGGCATAGAGCGGCGTTTGCGAACCGTCGAGCATTTTCAGGGCGCGATCGGCGAACAAATCAAATTAACGTTGCGCGATAAAACCAAAGTTAAAGGCAAACTGCTTGAAGTCGGCGACGGCTTTATAACGATAGACGACGCGACGCCAATCGATCTAAATCTGATCGCCAAAGCTCGCGTAGTCTATCGCGCGAAATAA
- the rbfA gene encoding 30S ribosome-binding factor RbfA, with protein sequence MIDSNVRRLRAQNALYQRLCEAVASLNDEELASLNVLDAVLARDKRDATALIDASGISPNERPRLLSKLKKASGYMSEYISLAQGWRQAPALHFKFDDSLENAARLDAIFARIRKDDK encoded by the coding sequence GTGATCGATTCCAACGTCCGACGTTTGCGCGCGCAAAACGCGCTCTATCAGAGGTTATGCGAAGCCGTCGCAAGCCTAAACGACGAAGAGCTTGCGTCGCTCAACGTGTTGGACGCGGTTTTGGCGCGGGATAAAAGGGACGCGACGGCGCTAATCGACGCGAGCGGAATCTCGCCAAACGAACGTCCGCGCCTTTTATCAAAGCTCAAAAAAGCAAGCGGATATATGAGCGAGTATATCTCCCTCGCGCAAGGGTGGCGGCAAGCGCCCGCGTTGCACTTTAAGTTTGACGATTCGCTAGAAAACGCGGCGCGGCTGGACGCGATTTTCGCGCGGATTCGCAAAGACGATAAATGA
- the thrB gene encoding homoserine kinase — translation MTILVPATSANMGPGFDSLGVALKFYNKVEISPSKFLSVSVRGEGARFLKTKNGNAFLNIFYKTYQRLTGAEDTFRFRFENNIPLSRGLGSSSSAIVSALAAARIMAQAPMDKNEILNEALIYESHPDNVTPATFGGFCVSALKEKSVVFSRVCLDERLRAVITIPDKSVSTRFSRNALPKKIKIEDAVFNIAHSSLLTAALITQNYDLLREACADRLHQTVRMRLFPQLFDVQQIAFERGALSATLSGSGSSFFSLAADRDAALKIALALRENFPAFRTEIFEFDALGVHSQE, via the coding sequence GACTATTCTTGTTCCCGCCACTAGCGCCAATATGGGACCCGGTTTTGATTCGTTGGGGGTGGCGCTGAAGTTTTACAACAAGGTCGAGATTTCGCCCTCGAAATTTTTAAGCGTGTCGGTGCGCGGGGAGGGCGCGAGGTTTTTGAAAACAAAAAACGGCAACGCCTTTTTGAATATATTTTATAAAACCTATCAACGTTTAACGGGCGCGGAGGATACCTTCCGCTTTCGCTTTGAAAATAATATCCCGCTTTCGCGCGGGCTTGGCAGCTCGTCGTCGGCGATCGTCTCCGCGCTCGCGGCGGCGAGAATTATGGCGCAAGCGCCGATGGATAAAAACGAAATTTTAAACGAGGCGCTAATATACGAATCCCACCCCGACAACGTTACCCCCGCGACGTTCGGCGGCTTTTGCGTATCCGCGCTTAAAGAAAAAAGCGTCGTTTTTAGCCGCGTTTGTTTAGACGAGCGCCTAAGAGCCGTAATCACCATTCCGGACAAATCGGTCTCCACCAGATTCAGCAGAAACGCGCTGCCGAAAAAAATCAAGATCGAGGACGCGGTTTTCAATATCGCGCATAGTTCGCTGCTAACCGCCGCTCTTATAACGCAAAACTACGATCTGTTGCGCGAAGCGTGCGCCGACAGACTGCACCAAACGGTGAGAATGCGCCTCTTTCCGCAACTATTCGACGTGCAACAAATCGCCTTTGAACGCGGCGCGTTAAGCGCGACGCTAAGCGGCAGCGGATCGAGCTTTTTCAGCCTCGCCGCCGATCGCGACGCGGCGCTAAAGATCGCGCTGGCGCTACGCGAGAATTTCCCCGCGTTTCGCACCGAAATTTTTGAGTTTGACGCGCTTGGCGTTCACTCTCAAGAATAG